From a region of the Helicobacter sp. 12S02232-10 genome:
- a CDS encoding ABC transporter substrate-binding protein yields MKFFALLLIYVNLSIGLSLKDSLGKTIEIPNKIERIAVVGGMWPLPSIIILLDSKTNRLSQIPKASLNALKESVLYDFYPEILKIHSGNTENIEEILKLNPDLAFCHQANRKLCDSLNKIGIPTITLSVNIDNYNYKLTLKNWLEIIGKVLDKENLAQKIIDKNEKVQMSIQNKLKVAKQKPKALILHRYTENEIVADGLFANYLLEASGAQNIFPNFVGSKKVSLEEIYSLNPDIIYITNFTSAMPQDLLNSKLWEGINAIKNKHVYKIPLGTYRWFAPSAEFSIFLMWLSKHNHPEIFSSINIEKELKEHFKEFYNIDLKETQMQKILHPSRKAGILR; encoded by the coding sequence ATGAAATTTTTTGCTCTATTATTGATTTATGTAAATCTATCTATCGGATTAAGTCTCAAGGATTCTTTGGGAAAGACTATAGAAATTCCAAATAAAATAGAAAGAATTGCCGTTGTCGGAGGGATGTGGCCCCTACCTTCTATTATTATCTTACTAGATTCCAAGACAAACAGATTATCTCAGATACCAAAAGCGAGTTTAAACGCACTTAAAGAATCTGTTCTTTATGATTTTTATCCTGAGATTTTGAAAATCCATAGCGGTAATACTGAAAATATTGAAGAAATTTTAAAACTCAACCCCGATCTAGCTTTTTGTCATCAAGCTAACAGAAAACTTTGTGATTCCTTGAATAAGATTGGAATTCCTACCATCACCCTAAGTGTAAATATCGATAATTATAACTACAAGCTTACTCTAAAAAATTGGCTCGAAATTATCGGTAAAGTTTTAGACAAAGAAAATTTAGCACAAAAAATTATAGACAAAAATGAAAAAGTACAAATGTCCATTCAAAATAAACTCAAGGTAGCCAAACAAAAACCTAAAGCTTTAATACTGCATCGATATACAGAAAATGAGATCGTTGCTGATGGGCTTTTTGCTAATTATTTATTAGAAGCTTCGGGAGCACAAAACATATTTCCAAATTTTGTCGGGAGTAAAAAAGTAAGCTTGGAAGAAATTTATTCTCTCAATCCTGATATCATCTACATCACCAATTTCACTTCTGCAATGCCTCAAGATTTATTGAATTCTAAACTTTGGGAAGGAATCAATGCTATTAAAAACAAGCACGTGTATAAAATTCCACTAGGAACTTACCGATGGTTTGCCCCTTCAGCAGAATTTTCAATCTTTTTAATGTGGCTTTCCAAACACAATCATCCTGAGATTTTTTCTTCGATAAATATAGAAAAAGAATTAAAAGAACATTTTAAAGAGTTCTATAATATAGACTTGAAAGAAACCCAAATGCAAAAAATTTTACATCCAAGTAGAAAAGCAGGGATATTGCGATAA